ACGCTGTCGGTGCTGCACAGCCTGTCCCGGGGCGGGCCGATGCGGCTGACCGACCTGCTGGCCACCGAGCAGATCAAGCAGCCCGCCCTGACCAGCCTGGTCGCGAAGCTGGCCGCGGCCGGTCTGGTGTCCCGACGGCCCGACCCGAGCGACGGCCGGGCGGTCCTGCTGTCGTTGACGCCGGCCGGTGAGCAGGTCGTCCGGTCCCGGCACGCCGAACGGGTGACGCGGCTGGCCCGGCTCACCGACCGGCTGGACGAACGCGACCGGGCCGTGCTCGCCGACGCCCGGGCGGTGCTGTCCCGGCTGGTCGCCATCGCCCACGACCCGCTGGCCCCGCCACCGGACGACCCGCCGGCCCCGCCACTGGACGACCCGCCGGCCCGGCCACGCGCACGAAGGAGGACGACGTGACCCGACCCGTCGTGGAGTCGACGCCGATCCACGTGCCCGAGGGGGTGCTGGTCGACCTGCGCCGCCGGCTGCTCGCCACGAAATGGCCGTTGGACGCCGGCAACCAGGACGGCTACTACGGCGTACGCCGCAGCTACCTGGAGGAGCTCGTCGGGTACTGGGCGGACGGGTTCGACTGGCGGGCCGCCGAACGGGCCATCAACGCCTACGACCACTACCGGGTCGACATCGCCGGAGCGCCGGTGCACTTCCTGCGCCGGCCGGGCGTCGGCCCGAACCCGGTGCCGTTGATCCTCAGCCACGGCTGGCCCTGGACGTTCTGGCACTGGTCGAAGGTCATCGACCCGCTGGCCGATCCGGCCGCGTTCGGTGGCGACCCCGCCGACGCGTTCGACGTGATCGTGCCGTCCCTGCCCGGGTTCGGGTTCTCCACGCCGTTGCCCGACCGGCCGGACATGAACTTCTGGAAGATCGCTGACATCTGGCACGAGCTGATGACCGACGTGCTCGGTTTCGAGCGGTACGCCGCCGCGGGCTGCGACGTCGGCGCCCTGGTCACCGGGCAGCTCGGCCACAAGTACGCCGACGAGCTGTACGCCGTCCACATCGGATCGGCCCTGAAGCTGACCCTGTTCAACGGCGACCTCGGCTGGAACATCTCCAGCAGCCAGCCCATCCCGGAGGGTCTGCCGCCGGCCGTCCGCGCCGAGGTCGTCGCGCGGCAGAAGCGGTTCGCCGTCCACCTGGCCGCGCACGTACTGGACCCGAGCACGCTGTCCTACGGGCTCGCCGACTCACCAGTGGGGATGCTGGCCTGGCTGCTCGAACGCTGGGACAACTGGTCCGACGACCACGGCGACGTGGAGGCGGTGTTCAGCCGGGACGACCTGCTCACGCACGCCACGATCTACTGGGCCGGCAACGCCGTCGACACCTCGATCCGCACCTACGCCAACAACAACCGCTACCCCTGGAGCCCGGTCCACGACCGCTGGCCGGTCGTCGAGGCCCCCACCGGCATCACCTTCGTCGGCTACGAGAACCCACCCGGCGTCACCACCAACGAGCAGCGGGTCCGCAGCTTCCTCGACAGCGACCGGGCCGCCTGGTACCACCACGTGAACGTCACCGCCCACGACCACGGCGGGCACTTCATCCCCTGGGAGATCCCCGACGGGTGGGTCGACGACCTCCGCCGTACCCTGCGTGGGCGCCGCCCCACCTGAGCGGCGGGCGGCGGGCGTCGTGCCGGGTGGGAGCGGGTCGACGGCGGGGCCCCGGGCAGCGTCCCGCCGGTCTTCGGCGCATACTTCTGGCCATCGGCTCAGCGGGCCCGGGGCACGGGCCCGCCGGTCGCGCACATCCGTGGAGAGGCAGGCCATCCCATGACGGCGGCAGCAGACCGACGCCCCACCGCTGCGCGGCAGGCGGCGGGCGGACCGGCGGCGGACGAGGATCTGCGCGCGTTGTTCGGGCAGTCCATCGCCGTCTACGCGTCGCTGGCGGGGCCGACACACCTGCTGGAGACGGCGAACCCGGCCTTCTTCGCCGCCATCGGCGGCGGGGACCGGGCCCGTACCGGGGTGCCGATCGCCGAGCTGATGCCCGAGCTGGCCGGTCAGGGCTTCACCGCCCTGCTGGACGAGGTCTACCGCACCGGTGAGGCCTACACCGGCCGCGACGCGCGGGTCGTGCTGGGCGCCGGCACGCAGGCGCGGGAGGCGTTCTTCGACTTCACGTACGAACCGCGCCGCGACGACCACGGCGACGTGACCGGCATCCGGGTGATCGGCGTGGAGACCACCCAGATCAAGCAGGCCCAGCGGTTGCTTGCCGAACACGGCGCCCTGCTCGAACAGATCGCCCGGCAGGCGCCCCTCGGCGAGGTGCTGGACGGGATGGCCCGCTGCATCGAGAACCTGACGCCGGACGTGCTGGTGTCCGTCCTGCTCGCCGACGCCGACGGCCGGCGGCTGCGCCACGGCGCCGCGCCCAGCCTGCCCGACTTCTACAACGAGGCCATCGACGGGATCGCCACCGGCGAAGGCGTCGGCTCCTGCGGCACCGCCGCCCACCGGCGGGAACCGGTCGTCGTCACCGACATCGCCACCGACCCGTTCTGGGACGACTTCCGGGAGCTGGCCGAGCGGGCCGGGCTGGCCGCCTGCTGGTCCACGCCGATCCTGGCCCGCGACGGCAGCCTGCTGGGCACCTTCGCCATGTACCACCGGGGCCCACGCGTCCCCGCGGACACCGACCTCGCCCTGGCCCGGGTCTTCGCCGGCACCGCGGCCCTGGCCATCGAATGCCACCACATCGAGCAGGCGCGGCTGGCCGCCGAGGCCCGCGCCGAGGCGGCCCGCGCCGAACTGGCCATGGCGGTACGCGCGGAACGCGAGCTGCGCGCCGAGGCCGAGCAGCGGGCCACCGCCGCCGCAGAGCTCGCCGACCGGCTACGCGCCGCCGCCGCCGCGCAGGCCGCCAGGCCGCACCCGGAGCGCTGCCAGCTCGGCGGCTCGGCCGGGTGCGCCGCCCCGGCCGAGATCAAGATCGCCGATTCCTGGGGCGACTCCGCGTGGGGCTGCAACGCTCACGTCGAGGAGGCCATCCTCAACGTCCGGTCGGTCTTCATCGCCAGCGAGGACCTCGGCGGCCTGGCCGCCTACCTCAACCGCTGAAGCTCGGTCAGCGATGTGACATCGGGCCGGCGGCCCGCCCGTCGCGGCCCCTCGACGCCCCGCTCAGGTCAGGACGAGGAGATCCAAGGCGTCGACCACCGGCCCGGTCTCATGTCGCGCTGCCTCGCGCAGCCGGGCCAGACCTGCCGCGTACTCGTCGTCGCCGATCAGTTGCAGCGGGGTGTGCGCCTCTCGGCGTAGCGTCCTCGCGGCCTCTGCCAGGGAGGTCGCGGTCACCTGCGGCACCTGCTCGAAGCCGACGGTGCCGAACCGCGCGACACCGAGGGCCGCTTCGACGTCGGCCACGCCGGGGTAGGAGTCGAGCACCCGGACGGCTTCGGGAAACCAGCGGAACAGGGTGATCGCCTGGTGTCGTCCGGCGAACGCGGAACGGATCAGCACCCGACCGCCGGGGCGCAGCACCCGACGCAGCTCCCGGGCCGCGCGGGTCAGATCCGGCACGTGGTGGACGACCGTGGAGAGCCATACGGCGTCGACGCTGCCATCCCTGAGCGGAACGTGCTCGGCGTCGCCGGCAACCACCGGCCGGTACACCGAACGGGCGCGCATCGCCTCCGCGGGCTCGACCGCGACGACCTCGACGCGGTCGTACCAGGCGGTGAAGGCCTGCGCCCACCTGCCGGTGCCCGAGCCCAGGTCGAGCACCCGCACGCCCGGGCGGGGATCGAGATGCCGGGCCACCGCCTCCCGCCAGGCCGACAGCCCGTCGTCGGCGAGGTG
The sequence above is a segment of the Micromonospora sp. WMMD882 genome. Coding sequences within it:
- a CDS encoding epoxide hydrolase family protein gives rise to the protein MTRPVVESTPIHVPEGVLVDLRRRLLATKWPLDAGNQDGYYGVRRSYLEELVGYWADGFDWRAAERAINAYDHYRVDIAGAPVHFLRRPGVGPNPVPLILSHGWPWTFWHWSKVIDPLADPAAFGGDPADAFDVIVPSLPGFGFSTPLPDRPDMNFWKIADIWHELMTDVLGFERYAAAGCDVGALVTGQLGHKYADELYAVHIGSALKLTLFNGDLGWNISSSQPIPEGLPPAVRAEVVARQKRFAVHLAAHVLDPSTLSYGLADSPVGMLAWLLERWDNWSDDHGDVEAVFSRDDLLTHATIYWAGNAVDTSIRTYANNNRYPWSPVHDRWPVVEAPTGITFVGYENPPGVTTNEQRVRSFLDSDRAAWYHHVNVTAHDHGGHFIPWEIPDGWVDDLRRTLRGRRPT
- a CDS encoding methyltransferase domain-containing protein translates to MARIAYDDTDAAAFEATRHLADDGLSAWREAVARHLDPRPGVRVLDLGSGTGRWAQAFTAWYDRVEVVAVEPAEAMRARSVYRPVVAGDAEHVPLRDGSVDAVWLSTVVHHVPDLTRAARELRRVLRPGGRVLIRSAFAGRHQAITLFRWFPEAVRVLDSYPGVADVEAALGVARFGTVGFEQVPQVTATSLAEAARTLRREAHTPLQLIGDDEYAAGLARLREAARHETGPVVDALDLLVLT
- a CDS encoding MarR family transcriptional regulator, with the translated sequence MTGGQTDDAFDVDRLVTAIEDFNTVFIRLASVHRMSFSTLSVLHSLSRGGPMRLTDLLATEQIKQPALTSLVAKLAAAGLVSRRPDPSDGRAVLLSLTPAGEQVVRSRHAERVTRLARLTDRLDERDRAVLADARAVLSRLVAIAHDPLAPPPDDPPAPPLDDPPARPRARRRTT
- a CDS encoding GAF domain-containing protein, with protein sequence MTAAADRRPTAARQAAGGPAADEDLRALFGQSIAVYASLAGPTHLLETANPAFFAAIGGGDRARTGVPIAELMPELAGQGFTALLDEVYRTGEAYTGRDARVVLGAGTQAREAFFDFTYEPRRDDHGDVTGIRVIGVETTQIKQAQRLLAEHGALLEQIARQAPLGEVLDGMARCIENLTPDVLVSVLLADADGRRLRHGAAPSLPDFYNEAIDGIATGEGVGSCGTAAHRREPVVVTDIATDPFWDDFRELAERAGLAACWSTPILARDGSLLGTFAMYHRGPRVPADTDLALARVFAGTAALAIECHHIEQARLAAEARAEAARAELAMAVRAERELRAEAEQRATAAAELADRLRAAAAAQAARPHPERCQLGGSAGCAAPAEIKIADSWGDSAWGCNAHVEEAILNVRSVFIASEDLGGLAAYLNR